In the Malus domestica chromosome 16, GDT2T_hap1 genome, one interval contains:
- the LOC103402643 gene encoding DExH-box ATP-dependent RNA helicase DExH5, mitochondrial-like, which produces MPFVFLLLLPPSPPSLQFPCWPSPSHPKPIASSSKPSLLAMKDRPPSSYGSVYVPPHHRLRSVISTPNYTSPASIGSKLRENQTAAAALNRRSSTNGALAYYQTQQQQQLQQQEQFQKPKLQHTSAYDDSVSEEGSDREVEFPSHPTQSPYSSDIDEWKRKLTMLLRDKAKQELVTREKKDRRDFDKIAALASKMGLYSHLYSKVAVFSKVPLPNYRFDLDDRRPQREVTLPLGLLRRVESYLGEFLSQKSRTKESFQDLSFSRSNSSGSIATDEGLFEQPESFASSKGVMEKLLWRRSMQLRDKQQAWQESPEGRKMLELRRSLPAYKEKDALLAAISRDQVVIISGETGCGKTTQIPQFILESEIEAVRGAVCSIICTQPRRISAMSVSERVASERGEKLGDSVGYKVRLEGMKGRDTRLLFCTTGILLRRLLVDRNLKGVTHVIVDEIHERGMNEDFLLIVLKDLLPRRPELRLILMSATLDSELFSSYFGRAQIIHVPGFTYPVRTHFLEDVLEITGCKLTPYNQIDDYGQEKMWKMSKQAPRKRKSQIVSVVEDALKAADFKGYSPQTRESLACWNPDSIGFYLIEYLLCNICESDKPGAILVFMTGWDDINSLKEKLHANPLLGDPSRVLLLACHGSMASTEQRLIFDEPGDGVRKIVLATNIAETSITINDVVFVLDCGKAKETSYDALNNTPCLLPSWISKVSAQQRRGRAGRVQPGECYHLYPRCVYDAFAEYQLPEILRTPLQSLCLQIKSLNLGSISEFLSRALQSPELLAVQNAIEYLKIIGALDENENLTVLGHYLTMLPVEPKLGKMLLVGAIFNCLDPVLTIVSGLSVRDPFLTPFDKKDLAEAAKSQFSRDNSDHLALVRAYEGWKVAERDFAGYDYCWKNFLSAQSMKAIDSLRKEFLSLLRDTDLVDTNTTTHNAWSYDEHLIRAVICYGLYPGICSVVHNEKSFSLKTMEDGQVLLYSNSVNARDSKIPYPWLVFNEKIKVNSVFLRDSTAVSDSVLLLFGGSFSKGDIDGHLKMLGGYLEFFMKPAIAEMYQCLKEELDELIQIKLLNPRMDTHSYHELLSAVRLLLSEDQGEGRFVFGRQVLAPSKSKPSVVAAQPALVSRTESGPGGDNSKSQLQTLLTRAGYNAPTYKTTQLKNSQFRATVEFNGMQIMGHPCNNKKSAEKDAAAEAIQWLVSGTQMGHEYINHMSIMLKKSKKEHK; this is translated from the exons ATGCCCTTTgttttcctcctcctcctccccccaTCTCCTCCGTCTCTGCAATTCCCTTGCTGGCCGTCGCCTTCGCATCCAAAACCCATTGCCTCCTCCTCCAAACCCTCACTCCTGGCGATGAAGGACCGGCCTCCTTCCTCGTACGGCTCCGTCTATGTCCCTCCCCACCACCGCCTCCGCTCCGTCATCAGCACCCCCAATTATACCTCCCCTGCTTCAATCGGCTCCAAGCTCCGCGAAAACCAgactgctgctgctgctctcAACCGGAGGAGCAGCACCAATGGTGCTCTGGCGTACTACCAGactcagcagcagcagcagctgcagCAACAGGAGCAGTTTCAGAAGCCCAAGCTTCAGCACACTTCTGCTTACGACGACAGCGTTTCCGAGGAAGGCTCCGATCGCGAAGTTGAGTTCCCGTCGCATCCG ACACAGAGTCCTTACTCATCTGATATTGATGAGTGGAAACGGAAATTAACCATGCTGTTACGTGACAAGGCGAAGCAAGAGTTGGTTACAAGGGAGAAAAAAGATAGACGCGACTTTGATAAAATAGCTGCTTTGGCAAGCAAAATGGGGCTTTATAG CCATCTATATTCGAAAGTTGCAGTGTTTAGTAAGGTTCCACTGCCAAACTACAGATTTGACCTGGATGATAGGCGCCCTCAGAGAGAG GTGACCTTGCCTCTTGGGTTGCTGAGGAGAGTTGAGAGCTATCTTGGAGAGTTCCTTTCCCAGAAGTCTAGGACAAAGGAAAGCTTTCAAGATCTTTCCTTTTCTAGATCAAACAGTAGTGGCAGCATTGCTACTGACGAAGGGCTTTTTGAGCAACCAGAATCATTTGCGTCGAGTAAGGGTGTGATGGAAAAACTTCTTTGGCGGAGAAGTATGCAGCTGCGTGATAAGCAACAAGCTTGGCAG GAATCTCCTGAAGGTAGAAAAATGCTTGAACTTCGCAGAAGTCTTCCTGCTTATAAAGAGAAGGATGCATTATTGGCAGCAATTTCACGGGATCAG GTTGTTATCATATCAGGTGAAACTGGCTGTGGCAAGACTACTCAAATTCCACAGTTCATTTTAGAATCTGAGATAGAAGCTGTTCGTGGAGCTGTTTGTAGTATTATATGTACACAGCCTAGACGAATATCTGCTATGTCTGTTTCTGAAAGAGTTGCTtcagagagaggagagaaattGGGTGACTCG GTTGGGTATAAGGTTCGGTTAGAAGGTATGAAGGGAAGGGACACTCGCCTTCTCTTTTGCACCACTGGCATTTTGTTGAGAAGATTACTAGTTGATAGAAATTTGAAAGGTGTAACTCATGTGATTGTGGATGAAATTCATGAACGTGGAATGAATGAAG ATTTTCTGCTTATTGTACTCAAGGATCTCCTTCCTCGGCGACCAGAACTGAGGTTGATTTTGATGAGTGCAACCCTAGATTCTGAACTTTTCTCATCCTACTTTGGTAGGGCTCAGATAATTCATGTTCCA GGTTTTACATATCCAGTTCGGACTCATTTTCTGGAGGATGTTCTGGAAATTACGGGATGCAAATTAACTCCATACAATCAGATTGATGAttatggccaagaaaagatgtggaaAATGAGCAAACAGGCACCAAGAAAGAGGAAAAGCCAAATTGTTTCTGTTGTTGAG GATGCACTTAAAGCAGCCGATTTTAAGGGGTATAGTCCACAGACTCGGGAGTCTCTAGCATGTTGGAATCCTGATAGTATCGGTTTTTATCTGATTGAGTATCTCTTGTGCAATATCTGTGAGAGTGACAAGCCTGGTGCCATTCTAGTTTTTATGACTGGGTGGGATGACATCAATTCTCTGAAGGAAAAGTTACATGCCAATCCTCTATTAGGTGATCCAAGCCGAGTCTTGTTACTAGCATGCCATGGTTCTATGGCAAGTACTGAGCAG AGGCTAATATTTGATGAGCCTGGGGATGGAGTGAGGAAAATAGTGCTGGCTACTAATATTGCTGAGACGAGTATCACAATCAATGATGTTGTTTTTGTACTTGATTGTGGAAAGGCAAAAGAGACTTCATATGACGCACTGAACAATACTCCTTGTTTGCTTCCTTCCTGGATTTCCAAGGTTTCTGCTCAACAA AGAAGAGGAAGAGCAGGACGTGTCCAGCCAGGGGAATGTTATCATCTCTATCCTAGATGTGTCTATGATGCATTTGCAGAGTATCAATTGCCAGAGATTTTGAGGACACCTCTGCAGTCTCTCTGTCTGCAaataaaaagtttaaacctcGGAAGCATTTCTGAGTTCTTATCTAGGGCTCTGCAGTCACCAGAATTACTCGCG GTGCAAAACGCCATAGAGTATTTAAAGATCATTGGGGCCTTGGATGAGAATGAGAATCTGACTGTTTTAG GACACTATCTTACTATGCTTCCTGTTGAGCCAAAACTTGGAAAGATGCTCTTGGTAGGTGCCATCTTCAACTGCCTGGATCCAGTTTTGACTATTGTTTCTGGCCTTAGTGTcagagatcctttccttactcCATTTGACAAGAAAGAT CTTGCTGAGGCTGCAAAATCTCAGTTCTCCCGGGACAATAGTGATCACCTTGCACTTGTGCGGGCCTATGAGGGCTGGAAGGTTGCTGAAAGAGACTTTGCTGGATATGATTATTGCTGGAAGAATTTTCTTTCAGCACAATCGATGAAAGCTATTGATTCCCTTAGGAAGGAGTTCCTCTCTTTGCTTAGGGATACTGATCTTGTTGATACCAACACCACCACTCATAATGCATGGAGTTATGATGAGCATCTCATCCGTGCAGTTATTTGCTATGGCCTGTATCCTGGAATCTGCTCTGTTGTG CACAATGAGAAGTCATTTTCGCTGAAAACCATGGAGGATGGCCAGGTGCTGCTATACTCG AACTCTGTCAATGCTAGGGATTCTAAAATTCCATATCCATGGCTGGTTTTCAATGAGAAGATAAAGGTGAACTCTGTTTTCCTACGGGATTCAACAGCTGTGTCTGACTCAGTGCTCCTCCTATTTGGTGGAAGTTTTTCGAAAGGGGATATT GATGGACACTTGAAAATGCTGGGAGGATATTTGGAATTCTTCATGAAACCTGCTATAGCAGAAATGTATCAATGCTTAAAAGAGGAACTTGATGAGTTAATTCAAATCAAA CTACTGAACCCCAGGATGGACACACACAGTTATCATGAACTCCTTTCTGCAGTGCGGTTGCTGCTCTCCGAGGATCAAGGTGAAGGTAGATTTGTATTTGGCCGCCAGGTCCTTGCACCCTCAAAGTCAAAGCCATCTGTGGTGGCAGCACAGCCAGCCTTGGTTTCAAGAACTGAAAGTGGACCCGGGGGTGACAATTCCAAGAGTCAGCTCCAGACGTTGCTCACACGAGCAGGATATAATGCACCCACGTACAAAACCACGCAGCTGAAGAACAGCCAGTTCCGAGCTACAGTGGAGTTTAACGGAATGCAAATTATGGGCCACCCGTGTAACAACAAGAAGAGTGCAGAAAAAGATGCGGCAGCAGAGGCCATTCAGTGGCTGGTGAGTGGAACACAAATGGGCCATGAGTACATCAATCATATGTCAATCATGttgaagaaaagcaaaaaggAGCACAAATAA